A single region of the Triticum dicoccoides isolate Atlit2015 ecotype Zavitan chromosome 2B, WEW_v2.0, whole genome shotgun sequence genome encodes:
- the LOC119364653 gene encoding BTB/POZ and TAZ domain-containing protein 2-like → MTICAGFDSYRASPADMRVVTSDGQSIAAHSYVLASASPVLERMIDRAQRGWGAECTIPVLGVSFDAVHAFIHFLYSSKSKVVPAEEEAVGANWAQLLALAHAYRVGWLKRAAEAAVSARLTPERAVDMLKLARLCDAPRLYMRCARLAAKEFASVEQSDGWRFARRHDAALELELLTLLEDADQRNERWARERAAQEACRQLGEAMASLEHIFPGDSGAKAGCADADAPCARAGCTCRGLQVLMRHFATCPKKMAPGGCARCKRMLQLFRLHASVCDRPDRACRVPLCSHFKAKAQTGKADKTWRLLVKKVTRAKVMSSLAERKVVPEVVAESWARYSRRGAKLR, encoded by the exons ATGACGATCTGCGCGGGCTTCGATTCCTACCGGGCGTCGCCGGCGGACATGCGAGTCGTGACGTCGGACGGGCAGAGCATCGCCGCGCATTCCTACGTTCTT GCCTCGGCGTCGCCGGTGCTGGAGCGGATGATCGACAGGGCGCAGCGCGGGTGGGGCGCCGAGTGCACCATCCCCGTCCTCGGCGTCTCCTTCGACGCCGTCCACGCCTTCATCCACTTCCTCTACTCCTCCAAGTCCAAGGTGGTGcccgcggaggaggaggcggtgggcgcCAACTGGGCGCAGCTGCTGGCGCTGGCGCACGCGTACCGGGTGGGGTGGCTGaagcgggcggcggaggcggccgtgTCGGCGCGCCTGACGCCGGAGCGCGCCGTGGACATGCTGAAGCTGGCGAGGCTCTGCGACGCGCCGCGGCTGTACATGCGGTGCGCGCGCCTCGCGGCCAAGGAGTTCGCCTCCGTGGAGCAGTCCGACGGGTGGCGCTTCGCGCGGCGCCACGACGCCGCGCTGGAGCTCGAGCTCCTCACGCTCCTCGAGGACGCCGACCAGCGGAACGAGCGGTGGGCGCGCGAGCGGGCCGCGCAGGAGGCGTGccggcagctgggcgaggccatggCCTCCCTCGAGCACATCTTCCCCGGCGACTCCGGCGCCAAGGCCGGCTGCGCGGACGCGGACGCGCCGTGCGCGAGGGCAGGGTGCACGTGCCGGGGCCTGCAGGTGCTGATGCGGCACTTCGCGACGTGCCCGAAAAAGATGGCGCCCGGTGGGTGCGCGCGGTGCAAGCGCATGCTGCAGCTCTTCCGGCTCCACGCCTCCGTCTGCGACCGGCCGGACCGGGCCTGCCGCGTGCCGCTCTGCAG CCATTTCAAGGCCAAGGCGCAGACGGGGAAGGCGGACAAGACGTGGCGGCTCCTGGTGAAGAAGGTGACGAGGGCGAAGGTGATGTCCTCCTTGGCCGAGAGGAAGGTGGTGCCGGAGGTCGTGGCCGAGTCATGGGCGAGATACAGCCGTAGAGGAGCCAAGTTGAGATGA
- the LOC119364654 gene encoding uncharacterized protein LOC119364654, producing MFSVVKRSRSRQRHIEDRSREKGQATNSGIRDVMQDMMQRSGFATAGSNKTTASLSSKPCGDGENNAGTTTSLPAQEKDFYASQDRSTEFVKCSKDGDLGNQGVKLDCSQNQIVNSDNNVKVSVRSSFGVQVTGTVCHALPETYLSVEPKKLQFDGVESVCMDPASEQTMQQPVCALEGGNLDLAEAHPLNEDPSSTSYSQVLQEQHLLVRTSLEFKETDAETPLGPTSPVTQKETLNGKAAYDAVNCHSGKLGDVQIKLSALTKACNISVSNKKDESAVPQVMSSVSARRTSEMHSTERNSMTSAEDLQQNGTEQDTSLIENAVKENVNSCTAENDKRKSSQPSVQYFLPSASHEKNILLESDRSSVACDQKRSVQDGVEVSDSLSSKRRRIRHRSDFDLSGTPCTNSLPLNHQLDISSHILSATNFSEKSHPSGPYFTRSSGSCKSMSLVSEGGNAASDVYGNGNSSRGRRNTTSLLSGVLDNSPTASTSRSALEGRVFKNSQEQKQNKLEVEFLTTAALPYCSGILSRNEENCTQQEGTCFEGQNLNVTAASVADQEMAPEMDDLSSPIAILHQETYSGTELFTRFPSYEQASAPNALLHEKLWYDSNECVRKYKSCDPKGQLGDESFDCDGSMPVMEIFDVSDQLDSPIIGKRSFESLHDSHQLGTICSDPPNKHNTNTASSLHPLLTTTMSGKPRNCPLSDDLQYSASNSRSGMDSFGCGLDLFLISDGVASCSSNASSRQEINETPLTPSVEKYSQKLSLRSGSGSEHMGSIPELEVFRIDEDNSIPEEDEYQDMAPGSVDVNCSCQRQSGVTALQDITGLCQNNGNSPSHSMRSMDKGNIDLSAESVSSELTHHSNIRNDSIKPRYNHSTSVKREGKVSRSLHDRSGTKEITKSRSGRHRSEANIDKQGTTEIINSRNGRHRSEANVDKQGTAELLNSKNGRHRSEANVDRQSKPSNIVANVTSFVPLVKQKLQSTTVCVKKDVKVKALKAAEAAKRLEEKKQKEQEKRKAAAKAERERLKQEKEQKQKLEEEQKKRREVDAAAKKRQREEGEKRETMKRRKCVDEARKQQKQPMDRQRGTKDEKDARQKASDNMEPKKNLVDVGKNQVKPDETTEHALRYKANESKDEKGVAVDDRNASFGSDAKENILNSLEESYTMTPYKDSDDEDDDDYDEHLQEARRRRKFVPCWARKENLDSILLSNKTLNPREIFARKLSFNISEVLSAHVPQRALR from the exons ATGTTCTCTGTGGTAAAGCGTTCCAGGTCAAGGCAGCGGCATATTGAAGATCGGTCGCGTGAGAAGGGTCAAGCGACAAATAGTGGAATCAGGGATGTTATGCAAGACATGATGCAGAGGTCTGGTTTTGCAACTGCAGGTTCGAACAAAACAACTGCATCATTATCCTCCAAACCATGTGGTGACGGTGAAAACAATGCTGGAACAACAACCTCTTTGCCAGCTCAGGAGAAAGATTTTTATGCCAGTCAGGATAGATCAACTGAATTCGTCAAGTGCAGTAAAGATGGTGATCTTGGAAATCAAGGAGTTAAGTTAGATTGTTCTCAAAATCAGATTGTCAATTCTGATAATAATGTCAAGGTTTCTGTTAGAAGTTCTTTTGGGGTGCAAGTTACAGGCACTGTGTGCCATGCACTCCCTGAAACTTATCTGTCGGTTGAGCCGAAAAAACTTCAATTCGATGGTGTTGAATCAGTTTGCATGGATCCTGCAAGTGAACAGACGATGCAGCAACCAGTATGTGCCCTGGAAGGTGGCAATCTTGATCTTGCTGAGGCACATCCCTTAAATGAAGACCCATCTTCTACCAGCTATTCTCAAGTTCTTCAGGAGCAACATCTGTTGGTCAGAACATCTTTAGAATTCAAGGAGACCGATGCAGAGACTCCCTTGGGCCCCACTTCACCGGTTACACAAAAGGAGACGCTCAATGGAAAGGCAGCATATGATGCGGTCAACTGCCATTCAGGAAAGCTGGGCGATGTTCAGATAAAATTATCAGCTTTGACCAAAGCATGCAACATTTCTGTCAGCAACAAAAAGGACGAGTCTGCAGTGCCACAAGTTATGAGCAGTGTTTCAGCTAGAAGAACCAGCGAAATGCACTCAACTGAAAGGAACAGTATGACTTCAGCCGAAGATCTGCAACAAAATG GAACAGAACAAGACACCTCTCTTATTGAGAATGCTGTTAAAGAAAATGTTAATTCATGTACAGCAGAAAACGATAAACGGAAATCTTCACAACCTTCTGTTCAATACTTCTTACCTAGTGCATCACATGAGAAAAATATTCTACTCGAGTCAGACAGAAGCAGTGTTGCTTGTGACCAGAAGAGGTCAGTACAAGATGGAGTGGAAGTAAGTGATAGTTTGTCATCTAAAAGGAGAAGAATAAGGCACCGATCAGACTTTGACCTTTCTGGGACTCCTTGCACAAATTCATTGCCTCTGAACCACCAACTTGACATTTCTAGCCATATATTAAGCGCGACAAATTTCTCAGAGAAATCCCATCCTTCAGGTCCTTACTTCACAAGGAGTTCAGGATCCTGCAAGAGCATGTCTCTGGTGTCAGAGGGGGGGAATGCTGCAAGTGATGTTTATGGAAATGGGAATTCTTCACGTGGAAGAAGAAATACAACTAGCCTATTAAGTGGCGTCCTTGACAACTCTCCTACCGCAAGCACCAGCAGGAGTGCATTGGAAGGACGGGTCTTCAAAAATTCTCAAGAACAGAAACAAAATAAGTTGGAAGTGGAGTTTCTGACAACTGCTGCTTTGCCTTATTGCTCTGGCATCCTATCTCGTAATGAGGAAAACTGCACACAGCAG GAAGGTACTTGCTTTGAAGGTCAGAACCTAAATGTCACGGCTGCGAGTGTGGCAGACCAGGAAATGGCTCCTGAGATGGATGACTTATCATCTCCAATTGCAATATTACATCAAGAAACTTATTCTGGAACAGAACTGTTTACTCGATTCCCGAGTTATGAACAAGCATCTGCTCCTAATGCACTGCTTCATGAGAAATTATGGTATGACTCGAATGAATGTGTTAGGAAATATAAAAGTTGTGATCCAAAGGGACAATTGGGTGATGAATCTTTTGATTGTGATGGTTCAATGCCAGTAATGGAGATCTTTGATGTCTCTGACCAATTGGACAGCCCAATTATCGGAAAAAGGTCATTTGAGTCCCTACACGATTCTCACCAATTAGGCACCATTTGCTCAGATCCTCCAAACAAGCATAATACTAACACAGCGAGTAGTTTGCATCCGCTATTGACAACTACTATGTCTGGGAAACCCAGAAACTGTCCCCTCTCTGATGATCTACAATACAGTGCTAGTAACAGTCGCAGCGGTATGGACTCCTTCGGATGTGGACTTGATTTGTTTCTTATTTCTGATGGCGTAGCCTCTTGCTCTTCAAATGCTAGCAGCAGACAAGAGATCAATGAAACTCCTTTGACTCCATCTGTTGAAAAGTATAGCCAGAAACTTTCATTAAGATCTGGATCTGGTTCAGAACATATGGGTTCTATTCCTGAACTTGAAGTCTTCCGAATTGATGAAGACAACAGCATTCCGGAAGAAGATGAGTACCAAGACATGGCTCCTGGATCTGTAGATGTGAATTGCTCATGCCAGCGACAATCTGGGGTAACAGCACTTCAGGATATTACTGGATTATGTCAAAACAATGGAAATTCTCCGTCTCATTCGATGAGAAGCATGGATAAAGGTAACATAGACTTGAGTGCAGAATCTGTCAGTAGTGAGCTCACTCATCATTCAAATATCAGAAATGATAGCATTAAGCCAAGATACAATCACTCTACTTCAGTTAAGAGAGAAGGAAAAGTATCCCGTTCTCTTCATGACAGATCAGGTACGAAAGAAATAACCAAAAGCAGAAGTGGAAGACACAGGAGTGAAGCAAATATTGACAAGCAAGGCACGACAGAAATAATCAACAGCAGAAATGGAAGACACAGGAGTGAAGCAAATGTTGACAAACAAGGCACGGCAGAACTACTCAATAGCAAAAATGGAAGACACAGGAGTGAAGCAAATGTTGACAGACAATCTAAGCCTAGCAATATTGTTGCCAATGTGACATCTTTTGTACCTCTTGTAAAACAAAAGTTGCAATCTACAACAGTGTGCG TTAAAAAAGATGTTAAGGTGAAGGCACTCAAGGCAGCTGAAGCTGCAAAACGTCTTGAAGAGAAGAAACAAAAGGAGCAAGAAAAGCGCAAAGCGGCTGCAAAAGCAGAGCGTGAAAGACTGAAGCAAGagaaggaacaaaaacaaaaacttgaAGAGGAACAAAAGAAGAGACGAGAAGTTGATGCGGCCGCTAAGAagcggcagagggaagaaggggaaaaaAGGGAAACGATGAAAAGAAGAAAATGCGTGGATGAAGCTCGAAAGCAACAGAAGCAGCCTATGGATAGACAACGAGGCACGAAGGATGAGAAAGATGCTCGTCAAAAAGCTTCT GATAATATGGAGCCAAAGAAGAATTTGGTTGATGTAGGCAAAAACCAAGTTAAACCTGATGAGACTACCGAACATGCCCTTCGATACAAGGCCAATGAAAGTAAGGACGAGAAAGGTGTTGCAGTAGATGACAGGAATGCAAGTTTTGGATCTGATGCTAAGGAAAATATCCTGAACAGTCTCGAGGAG TCCTACACAATGACTCCTTATAAAGAttctgatgatgaggatgatgatgattacGACGAACATTTGCAAGAAGCAAGGCGCAGAAGGAAATTTGTTCCTTGTTGGGCTCG AAAAGAAAACTTGGATAGCATCTTACTATCCAATAAAACATTAAACCCCAGAGAAATTTTTGCACGGAAGCTGTCCTTCAACATATCTGAAG TTCTTTCGGCCCATGTTCCGCAGCGCGCCTTAAGATAG